The Maylandia zebra isolate NMK-2024a linkage group LG4, Mzebra_GT3a, whole genome shotgun sequence genome includes a window with the following:
- the LOC143418385 gene encoding myosin heavy chain, fast skeletal muscle-like, with product MSTDAEMAQYGAAAIYLRKPEKERIEAQTAPFDAKTAFFVTVPDEMYVKGKLTKKEGGKATVETDDGKTVTVKEDEIHPRNPPKFDKMEDMAMMTHLNEPSVLFNLKERYASWMIYTYSGLFCVVVNPYKWLPVYDATCVGAYRGKKRIEAPPHIFSISDNAYQFMLTDRENQSVLITGESGAGKTVNTKRVIQYFATIAALGAKKAEPAAGKIQGSLEDQIVAANPLLEAYGNAKTVRNDNSSRFGKFIRIHFGTSGKLASADIETYLLEKSRVTFQLSAERSYHIFYQLMTGHKPELLEALLITTNPYDYPMISQGEITVKSIDDVEEFIATDTAIDILGFTAEEKLSIYKLTGAVMHHGNMKFKQKQREEQAEPDGTEVADKIAYLLGLNSADMLKALCYPRVKVGNEMVTKGQTVPQVNNAVSALCKSIYEKMFLWMVIRINEMLDTKQPRQFFIGVLDIAGFEIFDFNSLEQLCINFTNEKLQQFFNHHMFVLEQEEYKKEGIIWEFIDFGMDLAACIELIEKPMGIFSILEEECMFPKASDTTFKNKLHDQHLGKTKAFEKPKPGKGKAEAHFALVHYAGTVDYNITGWLDKNKDPLNDSVVQLYQKSSNKLLGFLYAAHAGAEEAAGGGGKKGGKKKGGSFQTVSALFRENLAKLMTNLRSTHPHFVRCLIPNETKTPGLMENFLVIHQLRCNGVLEGIRICRKGFPSRILYGDFKQRYKVLNASVIPEGQFIDNKKASEKLLGSIDVDHTQYMFGHTKVFFKAGLLGTLEEMRDEKLAELVTMTQALCRGYVMRKEFVKMMERRESIYTIQYNIRSFMNVKNWPWLKVYFKIKPLLKSAETEKELQNMKENYDKMKTDLATALAKKKELEEKMVGLLQEKNDLQLQVAAEVDNLSDAEERCEGLIKSKIQLEAKLKETSERLEDEEEINAELTAKKRKLEDECSELKKDIDDLELTLAKVEKEKHATENKVKNLTEEMASQDESIAKLTKEKKALQEAHQQTLDDLQAEEDKVNTLTKSKTKLEQQVDDLEGSLEQEKKLRMDLERAKRKLEGDLKLAQESIMDLENDKQQSDEKIKKKDFEISQLLSKIEDEQSLGAQLQKKIKELQARIEELEEEIEAERAARAKVEKQRADLSRELEEISERLEEAGGATAAQIEMNKKREAEFQKLRRDLEESTLQHEATAAALRKKQADTVAELGEQIDNLQRVKQKLEKEKSEYKMEIDDLSSNMEAVAKAKGNLEKMCRTLEDQLSELKAKNDENVRQLNDINAQKARLQTENGEFSRQLEEKEALVSQLTRGKQAFTQQIEELKRHVEEEVKAKNALAHAVQSARHDCDLLREQFEEEQEAKAELQRGMSKANSEVAQWRSKYETDAIQRTEELEESKKKLAQRLQEAEESIEAVNSKCASLEKTKQRLQGEVEDLMIDVERANSLAANLDKKQRNFDKVLAEWKQKYEESQAELEGAQKEARSLSTELFKMKNSYEEALDHLETMKRENKNLQQEISDLTEQIGETGKSIHELEKAKKTVETEKSEIQTALEEAEGTLEHEEAKILRVQLELNQVKGEIDRKLSEKDEEMEQIKRNSQRVIDSMQSTLDAEVRSRNDALRVKKKMEGDLNEMEIQLSHANRQAAEAQKQLRNVQGQLKDAQLHLDDAVRGQEDMKEQVAMVERRNGLMVAEIEELRAALEQTERGRKVAEQELVDASERVGLLHSQNTSLLNTKKKLEADLVQVQGEVDDAVQEARNAEEKAKKAITDAAMMAEELKKEQDTSAHLERMKKNLEVTVKDLQHRLDEAENLAMKGGKKQLQKLESRVRELETEVEAEQRRGADAVKGVRKYERRVKELTYQTEEDKKNLVRLQDLVDKLQLKVKAYKRQAEEAEEQANTHMSRLRKVQHEMEEAQERADIAESQVNKLRAKSRDAGKGESAE from the exons CGGAAAG ACGGTCACTGTAAAGGAGGATGAAATCCACCCTAGAAACCCTCCAAAGTTTGATAAGATGGAGGACATGGCCATGATGACCCACCTTAATGAGCCATCTGTGTTGTTTAACCTCAAAGAGCGTTATGCATCATGGATGATCTAC ACCTACTCTGGGTTGTTCTGCGTTGTCGTCAATCCCTACAAGTGGCTTCCTGTATATGATGCTACATGTGTAGGAGCatacagaggaaagaagaggatTGAGGCTCCACCCCACATCTTCTCCATCTCTGACAATGCCTATCAGTTTATGCTCACTG atcGTGAGAACCAGTCTGTCCTGATTAC TGGAGAATCCGGTGCAGGAAAGACTGTCAACACCAAACGTGTCATCCAGTACTTTGCAACAATTGCAGCTCTTGGAGCTAAGAAGGCTGAGCCAGCAGCTGGCAAAATACAG GGCTCTCTTGAGGATCAGATTGTTGCTGCCAACCCTCTGTTGGAGGCCTACGGTAATGCCAAGACTGTGAGGAATGACAACTCCTCTCGTTTT GGTAAATTCATCAGGATTCACTTTGGCACATCTGGCAAGCTGGCCTCAGCTGATATTGAAACAT ATCTGCTGGAGAAGTCCCGTGTCACCTTCCAGTTGTCTGCTGAGAGGAGCTACCATATCTTCTATCAGCTGATGACAGGCCACAAGCCTGAGCTTCTGG AGGCTCTTCTGATCACAACTAACCCTTATGACTATCCAATGATCAGTCAGGGTGAAATCACTGTCAAGAGCATCGATGATGTGGAGGAGTTCATTGCAACAGAT ACTGCTATTGACATCTTGGGCTTTACTGCTGAAGAGAAGTTAAGCATCTACAAGCTGACTGGTGCTGTGATGCATCATGGCAACATGAAATTCAAGCAGAAGCAGCGTGAAGAGCAGGCTGAACCTGATGGCACCGAGG TGGCTGACAAGATTGCGTACCTACTGGGCCTGAACTCGGCTGATATGCTGAAAGCTTTGTGCTACCCAAGAGTCAAGGTTGGCAATGAGATGGTGACCAAAGGTCAGACCGTCCCACAG GTCAACAATGCTGTCTCGGCTCTGTGCAAATCTATCTATGAGAAAATGTTCTTGTGGATGGTTATCCGTATCAATGAGATGCTGGACACAAAGCAGCCCAGACAGTTCTTCATTGGAGTGCTGGATATCGCTGGGTTTGAGATCTTTGAT TTCAACAGCTTGGAGCAACTCTGCATCAACTTCACCAATGAGAAACTGCAACAGTTTTTCAACCATCACATGTTTGTCCTGGAGCAAGAGGAGTACAAGAAAGAAGGCATTATATGGGAGTTCATTGACTTTGGTATGGACTTGGCTGCCTGCATTGAGCTTATTGAGAAG CCAATGGGCATCTTCTCCATCCTTGAAGAGGAGTGCATGTTCCCCAAGGCCTCTGACACAACGTTCAAGAACAAGCTGCACGATCAGCATCTTGGCAAGACCAAAGCATTTGAGAAACCAAAGCCTGGAAAGGGCAAGGCTGAGGCACACTTCGCCCTGGTTCACTATGCTGGTACAGTGGACTACAATATCACTGGCTGGCTGGACAAGAACAAGGACCCACTGAATGACTCAGTTGTTCAGCTCTACCAGAAGTCTTCAAACAAACTGCTGGGCTTCCTGTACGCAGCCCATGCTGGAGCtgaag aggctgctggtggtggtggcaaGAAGGGTGGCAAGAAGAAGGGTGGTTCCTTCCAGACTGTGTCTGCTCTTTTCAGA GAGAATCTGGCCAAGCTGATGACCAACTTAAGAAGCACTCATCCTCACTTTGTCCGTTGCCTGATTCCCAATGAGACAAAGACCCCAG GTCTTATGGAGAACTTCCTGGTCATCCACCAGCTGAGGTGTAACGGTGTACTGGAGGGCATCAGAATCTGCAGAAAGGGTTTCCCCAGCAGAATCCTCTATGGTGACTTCAAGCAGAG ATACAAAGTGTTGAATGCCAGTGTCATCCCTGAGGGACAGTTCATTGACAACAAGAAAGCTTCAGAGAAGCTGCTTGGCTCCATTGATGTGGATCACACACAGTACATGTTTGGGCACACAAAG GTGTTCTTCAAAGCTGGTCTGCTGGGCACTCttgaggagatgagagatgagaAACTGGCTGAGCTGGTGACCATGACTCAGGCTCTCTGCAGAGGATACGTCATGAGGAAAGAGTTTGTGaagatgatggagaggag AGAATCTATCTACACCATCCAGTACAACATCCGTTCTTTCATGAATGTCAAGAACTGGCCATGGCTGAAAGTATACTTCAAGATCAAGCCTCTTCTGAAGAGTGCTGAGACTGAGAAGGAGTTGCAGAACATGAAGGAGAACTATGATAAGATGAAGACAGACCTGGCTACTGCTCTGGCCAAGAAGAAGGAACTGGAAGAGAAGATGGTCGGCCTGCTGCAGGAGAAGAATGACCTGCAACTTCAAGTGGCTGCA GAAGTTGACAATCTCTCCGATGCTGAAGAAAGGTGTGAGGGGCTCATTAAGAGCAAGATCCAGCTCGAGGCCAAACTCAAAGAGACAAGTGAGAGactggaggatgaagaggaaatCAATGCTGAGCTGACTGCTAAGAagaggaagctggaggatgaatgctctgagctgaagaaggacATTGATGACTTGGAGCTCACCTTGGCCAAAGTGGAGAAGGAGAAACATGCCACAGAAAACAAG GTGAAAAACCTGACAGAGGAGATGGCATCTCAAGATGAGTCAATTGCCAAGTTGACTAAGGAGAAGAAAGCCTTACAAGAGGCCCATCAACAAACACTGGATGATCTCCAGGCAGAGGAGGACAAAGTCAACACTCTGACCAAGTCCAAAACAAAGCTGGAACAGCAAGTTGATGAT CTTGAGGGTTCACTGGAGCAAGAGAAGAAGCTCCGCATGGACCTTGAGAGAGCCAAGAGGAAGCTGGAGGGAGATCTGAAACTGGCCCAGGAATCCATAATGGATCTGGAGAATGACAAGCAGCAGTCTGATGAGAAAATCAAGAA GAAGGACTTTGAAATCAGCCAACTTCTCAGCAAAATTGAAGATGAACAATCCCTTGGTGCTCAACTTCAGAAGAAGATTAAAGAACTTCAG GCTCGTATTGAGGAGCTGGAAGAGGAGATTGAGGCTGAGAGGGCAGCTCGGGCTAAGGTAGAGAAGCAGAGAGCCGACCTCTCCAGGGAGCTTGAAGAGATCAGCGAGAGGCTCGAGGAAGCTGGTGGAGCAACAGCTGCTCAGATTGAGATGAACAAGAAGCGAGAGGCTGAGTTCCAGAAACTGCGTCGTGATCTTGAGGAATCAACTCTGCAGCATGAAGCTACTGCAGCAGCTCTCCGTAAGAAGCAGGCTGACACTGTAGCAGAGCTCGGAGAGCAGATCGACAACCTCCAGCGTGTCAAACAGAAGCTGGAGAAAGAGAAGAGCGAGTACAAGATGGAGATTGATGACCTCTCCAGCAACATGGAGGCTGTTGCTAAAGCAAAG GGCAACTTGGAGAAAATGTGCAGGACTCTTGAGGATCAACTAAGTGAACTCAAAGCCAAAAATGATGAGAATGTTCGTCAGCTGAATGACATTAATGCCCAGAAGGCGAGACTTCAAACAGAGAATG GTGAGTTCAGTCGCCAGCTTGAGGAGAAAGAAGCTCTTGTTTCTCAGCTCACAAGGGGCAAGCAGGCCTTCACTCAGCAGATTGAGGAACTGAAGAGACACGTTGAGGAGGAAGTGAAG GCCAAGAATGCCCTGGCTCATGCTGTTCAGTCAGCACGTCATGACTGTGATCTGCTCAGAGAGCAGtttgaggaggagcaggaggccaAGGCTGAGCTGCAGCGAGGAATGTCCAAGGCCAACAGTGAGGTGGCTCAGTGGCGATCCAAATATGAGACTGATGCCATCCAGCGAACTGAGGAGCTGGAGGAGTCCAA GAAAAAGCTTGCCCAGCGCCTGCAGGAGGCTGAGGAATCCATTGAGGCTGTGAACTCCAAGTGTGCCTCACTGGAGAAGACCAAGCAGAGGCTGCAGGGTGAGGTGGAGGACCTCATGATTGATGTGGAGAGAGCTAATTCTCTGGCTGCCAACCTTGACAAGAAGCAGAGGAACTTTGATAAA GTCCTGGCAGAATGGAAGCAGAAGTATGAGGAGAGCCAGGCAGAGCTGGAAGGAGCCCAAAAGGAGGCTCGTTCTCTCAGCACTGAGTTGTTCAAGATGAAGAACTCATATGAAGAGGCTCTGGATCATCTTGAGACCATGAAGAGAGAGAACAAGAACCTGCAGC AGGAGATCTCAGATCTGACTGAGCAGATTGGTGAGACTGGAAAGAGCATCCATGAGCTGGAAAAGGCCAAGAAGACTGTTGAGACTGAGAAGTCTGAAATTCAGACAGCTCTGGAGGAAGCTGAG GGAACTCTGGAACACGAGGAGGCCAAGATCCTTCGTGTTCAGCTTGAGCTAAACCAGGTAAAAGGTGAGATTGACAGGAAGCTGTCAGAGAAGGATGAGGAGATGGAGCAGATCAAGAGGAACAGCCAGAGGGTGATTGACTCCATGCAGAGCACCCTTGATGCTGAGGTCAGGAGCAGGAATGATGCCCTGAGAGTCAAGAAGAAGATGGAGGGAGACCTGAATGAGATGGAGATTCAGTTGAGCCATGCCAACAGACAGGCTGCTGAGGCCCAGAAACAACTGAGGAATGTCCAAGGACAGCTCAAG GATGCTCAGCTGCACCTGGATGACGCAGTCAGAGGACAGGAAGACATGAAGGAGCAGGTCGCCATGGTGGAGCGCAGAAATGGTCTGATGGTGGCTGAGATTGAGGAGCTGAGAGCCGCTCTggagcagacagagagaggacgCAAAGTAGCTGAGCAGGAGTTGGTTGATGCTAGCGAGCGTGTTGGACTGCTTCACTCTCAG aACACCAGTCTTTTGAACACCAAGAAGAAGCTGGAGGCTGACCTTGTCCAGGTTCAGGGTGAGGTGGATGATGCAGTTCAGGAAGCAAGAAATGCTGAGGAGAAGGCCAAAAAGGCTATCACTGAT GCTGCCATGATGGCTgaggagctgaagaaggagCAGGACACCAGTGCTCACCTGGAGAGGATGAAGAAGAACCTGGAGGTCACAGTCAAGGACCTGCAGCACCGTCTGGATGAGGCAGAGAACCTCGCCATGAAGGGTGGCAAGAAGCAGCTCCAGAAACTGGAGTCCAGG GTCCGTGAACTAGAAACTGAAGTTGAAGCTGAGCAGAGGCGTGGAGCTGATGCTGTTAAAGGAGTCCGCAAATATGAGAGGAGAGTGAAGGAGCTCACCTACCAG ACTGAGGAGGACAAGAAGAATTTGGTCAGACTTCAGGATCTGGTGGACAAGCTACAGCTCAAAGTCAAGGCTTACAAGAGACAGGCTGAGGAGGCT GAGGAACAGGCCAACACCCACATGTCCAGACTGAGAAAGGTCCAACATGAGATGGAGGAAGCTCAGGAACGTGCTGACATTGCTGAATCTCAGGTCAACAAACTGAGAGCCAAGAGCCGTGATGCTGGAAAG ggTGAAAGTGCTGAATAA